From Rutidosis leptorrhynchoides isolate AG116_Rl617_1_P2 unplaced genomic scaffold, CSIRO_AGI_Rlap_v1 contig604, whole genome shotgun sequence, the proteins below share one genomic window:
- the LOC139884809 gene encoding uncharacterized protein, with protein sequence MKGIYDHWHKVSAFVTGQSNIQHKSFTTREEAQKAYEEYQIQQIQTETPYYKSKLLSTPSSSIRHSGKMTPIGRIPNSSILNIPTREEKHKAKQPSPSSFNECYSFFSHYSEKGMSQHFYLTVKLDSSPKAIFFPDTNSLTLYKFLIHELVDTIYLKGTNLLSEFPSGPAHAIINYMSRIGKDRDGNDREIFIKIYSSFPVFSQDKILVPSYAVMVLGISNMNYPPRDGPTSRKLSENEIKELNVKYFAGILRNTGKIDTHEKYFINYRSENILIYSKYSQEISAEGLRTV encoded by the coding sequence ATGAAAGGAATTTATGACCATTGGCATAAAGTTTCTGCTTTTGTCACTGGACAGTCCAATATTCAGCATAAGTCATTTACCACCAGAGAAGAGGCCCAAAAGGCCTATGAAGAATACCAAATTCAACAAATCCAAACAGAAACTCCCTACTACAAATCCAAATTACTCTCAACACCATCATCTTCGATTAGACATTCAGGAAAAATGACTCCAATAGGTAGAATTCCCAACTCTAGTATTCTTAATATCCCTACCAGAGAGGAAAAACACAAAGCCAAACAGCCATCACCTTCATCATTCAATGAGTGTTATTCATTTTTTAGCCATTATTCAGAAAAAGGAATGAGCCAACACTTTTACCTAACAGTCAAACTAGATTCTAGTCCAAAAGCAATATTTTTCCCCGATACAAACTCTTTAACACTATACAAATTTCTCATTCATGAATTAGTAGACACTATTTATCTGAAAGGAACCAACCTACTCTCAGAATTTCCTTCAGGACCAGCACATGCTATAATAAATTATATGTCCCGAATAGGAAAAGATAGAGATGGAAATGACAGAGAAATATTCATAAAAATATATAGTTCTTTTCCAGTTTTCAGCCAGGATAAAATATTAGTTCCAAGCTATGCAGTCATGGTTCTCGGAATATCAAATATGAATTATCCACCAAGAGATGGACCAACTAGTCGAAAGCTATCAGAAAACGAAATCAAAGAACTCAATGTCAAATATTTCGCCGGAATACTAAGAAACACTGGAAAAATTGACACCCATGAAAAATATTTTATTAACTACAGAAGTGAGAATATTTTGATATACTCAAAGTATAGTCAAGAAATAAGTGCTGAAGGACTAAGAACAGTTTAG